In a genomic window of Nitrospirota bacterium:
- the opgC gene encoding OpgC domain-containing protein translates to MGDFRAVGDNELRGYAQVQDRRLFALDSARGMAMLLVCIAHFVDIFHSRQLPLEGPIESWIVDTLTLACRAASPMFVLISGVLLGYQAEVKGAHFAAFRLHVLDRALFLVTIGHVLIALSFAALWGFGPAMSQTYITDTVAFCVMIGVFVVPAIGRRFRFVLGGCLSIGSWLLWLYWNPEDPLYQVIRSVLCGPTQDHVVAQFPLFPWLGVYMAGSGVGAWLKDLPAQGLRPVSRRLLNVSLGMIATAIVFKAGIALLTSFGGVALDPEWRQSLSLYQKYPPGLVYLLAYGGAALLLLGVLFAQTEQSWMRGAMRAVEPIGRNALPIFIVQFFLYYTCIYLLSATVTRMPLAMVGGLLLLSLWGIWGGARLCQRYNISRFLTTGLPRLLSRLDNRSNVIRHVVWRSA, encoded by the coding sequence GTGGGAGACTTTCGCGCTGTCGGGGATAATGAGTTGAGGGGGTACGCACAGGTGCAAGATCGTCGCCTCTTTGCATTAGATTCGGCACGTGGGATGGCCATGCTGCTGGTCTGTATCGCGCATTTCGTGGATATCTTTCATTCCCGGCAACTTCCCCTGGAGGGCCCGATAGAGAGCTGGATTGTCGATACGCTCACGCTGGCCTGCAGGGCTGCGTCGCCGATGTTCGTGCTGATCAGTGGGGTGTTGCTGGGTTATCAGGCTGAGGTCAAGGGCGCTCACTTCGCGGCATTTCGCCTGCACGTGCTGGATCGGGCGTTGTTTTTAGTGACGATCGGCCACGTGCTGATTGCCTTGTCGTTTGCCGCACTATGGGGCTTTGGCCCTGCCATGTCGCAGACCTATATCACTGATACCGTTGCATTCTGTGTGATGATCGGTGTGTTTGTGGTGCCTGCCATCGGTAGGCGATTTCGCTTTGTGCTAGGGGGATGCCTCTCCATCGGAAGTTGGCTCCTCTGGCTCTACTGGAATCCGGAAGACCCGCTGTATCAAGTGATCAGGAGTGTGCTCTGTGGGCCAACCCAGGACCATGTCGTGGCGCAGTTTCCGTTGTTTCCCTGGTTAGGGGTCTATATGGCCGGGAGTGGAGTGGGGGCATGGTTGAAGGATCTTCCCGCTCAAGGTCTGAGGCCCGTGAGTCGGCGTCTTCTGAACGTTTCTCTTGGGATGATTGCCACGGCGATCGTGTTCAAAGCGGGGATCGCCCTGCTCACCTCATTTGGCGGAGTGGCGCTCGATCCCGAGTGGCGCCAGTCCCTGTCTCTCTATCAGAAATATCCTCCAGGGTTGGTCTATCTATTGGCGTATGGAGGCGCGGCTTTGCTCCTTCTTGGCGTCCTGTTTGCGCAGACAGAACAGTCATGGATGAGAGGAGCCATGAGAGCCGTCGAGCCGATCGGGCGGAATGCGCTCCCTATATTTATCGTGCAATTCTTCTTGTACTACACCTGTATATATTTATTATCCGCAACGGTGACAAGAATGCCTCTTGCGATGGTAGGGGGGCTGTTACTGTTGTCTCTTTGGGGGATCTGGGGGGGGGCACGATTGTGCCAGCGGTATAATATATCGCGATTCTTGACGACCGGTCTGCCGAGGCTTCTTTCCCGGCTGGACAATCGATCCAACGTTATTCGCCACGTTGTGTGGCGCTCTGCCTAA